One part of the Cyclobacteriaceae bacterium genome encodes these proteins:
- a CDS encoding DUF4292 domain-containing protein, translating to MNKFLGLCCAIITLGFASCSKKIAPATGDLNPKSILAIEEIDFEYFHGKARMVLKDGNKEREVKAVIRVRKDSVIWMNFTVIGVQGGRVLINKDSITVISNVDKEYYVFDYIELSKRFNFEVNYKVIQSAFLGNLLMSRKEEDGVDQKSLTFLLKQSSGTVDVMNYISATTMKIQKVELRENNTHNSLTVNYGNFQPVSGKTFPYNATISLLYKTTAGLLNTSVIFEYSKAEVGDKELKFPFNIPKKYDRR from the coding sequence ATGAATAAATTTCTCGGGCTTTGTTGTGCGATTATTACTCTGGGCTTTGCTTCCTGCAGTAAAAAAATAGCGCCAGCCACAGGCGATTTAAATCCCAAATCAATATTGGCCATTGAAGAAATAGATTTTGAATATTTCCATGGCAAGGCACGCATGGTGCTCAAAGACGGAAACAAAGAACGTGAAGTAAAAGCGGTAATTCGTGTAAGAAAAGACAGTGTAATCTGGATGAATTTTACCGTTATCGGAGTGCAGGGAGGCCGCGTACTGATCAATAAAGACTCTATTACTGTCATCAGCAACGTTGACAAGGAATATTACGTTTTCGATTACATTGAACTTTCAAAACGGTTTAATTTTGAAGTGAATTATAAAGTGATTCAATCGGCATTTTTGGGCAACCTGCTGATGTCACGAAAAGAAGAAGATGGGGTAGACCAAAAAAGCCTGACCTTTTTATTGAAGCAATCTTCCGGCACGGTGGACGTTATGAATTACATAAGCGCCACCACCATGAAAATCCAAAAAGTTGAATTACGCGAGAACAACACGCACAATTCCCTTACGGTGAACTACGGCAACTTTCAACCTGTGTCCGGAAAAACATTTCCCTACAACGCCACTATTTCTCTTTTGTACAAAACCACGGCCGGGCTATTGAATACCTCCGTTATTTTTGAATACAGTAAGGCTGAAGTGGGAGATAAGGAATTAAAATTCCCATTCAACATTCCCAAAAAATATGACCGTAGGTAA